In Topomyia yanbarensis strain Yona2022 chromosome 2, ASM3024719v1, whole genome shotgun sequence, one DNA window encodes the following:
- the LOC131680781 gene encoding dnaJ homolog subfamily C member 17: protein MVDVKKFSETDLYGLLGIEICATEAEVRKAYRKKALQCHPDKNPDNPKAAELFQELSKALEILLDSSARAAYDKLLNAKKAAQLRTQQLDSKRQKLKNELEERERQAKNAASVRGTSYKVNKTPEELFQEEFERLRKEGSKLIEEEQELMRQQLREEREMQKRSESSWDASKHRIKIKWKAEKDD, encoded by the exons ATGGTGGATGTAAAAAAATTCAGCGAGACGGATCTTTATGGTCTTTTAGGCATTGAAATCTGCGCAACGGAGGCAGAG GTCCGCAAAGCATACCGTAAGAAGGCACTTCAATGCCATCCAGACAAGAACCCCGACAATCCGAAGGCGGCGGAGTTGTTTCAAGAACTTTCCAAAGCACTAGAAATTTTACTTGACAGTTCGGCCCGAGCTGCGTATGACAAACTACTGAATGCCAAAAAGGCCGCTCAGTTGCGGACTCAGCAGTTGGACAGCAAGCGACAGAAGCTGAAAAATGAATTGGAAGAGAGAGAACGACAAGCAAAGAATGCAGCCAGTGTCCGCGGAACATCCTACAAGGTGAACAAAACTCCGGAGGAGTTGTTCCAAGAGGAATTCGAACGACTGCGGAAAGAGGGTTCCAAGCTAATCGAGGAGGAACAGGAACTAATGCGTCAACAGTTGCGCGAAGAAAGAGAAATGCAGAAACGATCAGAGTCTAGCTGGGATGCATCTAAGCATAGGATCAAGATCAAATGGAAGGCAGAAAAGGATGAT